A genomic window from Amia ocellicauda isolate fAmiCal2 chromosome 15, fAmiCal2.hap1, whole genome shotgun sequence includes:
- the LOC136771774 gene encoding uncharacterized protein LOC136771774 translates to MLRLWFLLLAGSALSEDVSASYGQNVSFRIGGYTEVEFSTSRQTLMFIKGKPLPADFQGRVSMEDEELRLRGVTFQHQGLYIAYNGEAEKPAATMNLTVTAQTGNLSLPHGVDLSLPLFTAEPVQVLFGSAESTTVLLNSSGLPGPGYEHRVSVQSGSLTLRSLTAADQGNYTVRDCSTNRTISTMSVSVTEEESTTAAGNIVVLIAIVSLLLVACLPLCLGCCLRLRRGNLIDTDQGLPQVNATENGNANSHSPTALQGPSSQTELETSHPAVETDILLPSAGEPSVGAGLEEVHSE, encoded by the exons ATGCTGAGACTATGGTTTCTCCTGTTGGCGG GGTCAGCGCTGTCGGAGGACGTCAGTGCGTCATATGGGCAGAACGTGTCGTTCAGGATTGGCGGCTACACAGAGGTGGAATTCTCGACCAGCAGGCAGACCCTGATGTTCATCAAGGGGAAGCCGCTGCCTGCTGACTTCCAGGGCCGAGTGTCCATGGAGGATGAGGAGTTACGACTGCGGGGGGTGACTTTCCAGCACCAGGGTTTATACATTGCCTACAATGGGGAAGCAGAGAAGCCTGCTGCCACCATGAATTTAACTGTGACAG CTCAAACTGGAAACCTCTCCCTGCCGCACGGAGTGgatctctccctccccctgttCACTGCAGAACCAGTGCAGGTGCTGTTTGGATCCGCTGAGTCTACCACAGTCCTACTGAACAGCTCAGGGCTCCCTGGCCCCGGGTACGAGCACAGAGTGTCAGTGCAGAGCGGCTCTCTGACCCTGCGCTCACTCACAGCAGCTGACCAGGGAAACTACACAGTAAGGGACTGCAGCACCAACCGGACCATCAGCAccatgtctgtgtctgtcactgAGGAAG aGTCCACCACCGCTGCTGGGAACATAGTTGTACTCATTGCCATCGTGAGCCTGCTTTTAGTGGCTTGTTTGCCACTTTGCTTGGGATGCTGCTTACGTCTGAGGAGAGGAAACCTCATCGATACAGACCAAGGACTCCCCCAGGTCAATGCCACTGAGAACGGGAACGCCAACAGTCATTCCCCTACAGCACTCCAAGGCCCGAGCAGCCAGACAGAACTGGAAACCAGCCATCCCGCCGTTGAGACGGACATTCTGCTGCCCAGTGCAGGGGAGCCCTCTGTGGGAGCGGGGCTGGAGGAGGTCCACAGTGAGTAa